One genomic segment of Mastomys coucha isolate ucsf_1 unplaced genomic scaffold, UCSF_Mcou_1 pScaffold22, whole genome shotgun sequence includes these proteins:
- the Ankrd13a gene encoding ankyrin repeat domain-containing protein 13A isoform X4: MSSERDTSSRFPLHLLVWNNDYRQLEKELRGQGLAVPFHAPYIQYVMPVFASQNAEALDPRGRTLLHLAVSLGHLESARVLLRHKADVTKENGQGWTVLHEAVSTGDPEMVYTVLQHRDYHNTSMALEGVPELLHKILEAPDFYVQMKWEFTSWVPLVSRICPNDVCRIWKSGAKLRVDITLLGFENMSWIRGRRSFIFKGGDNWAELMEVNHDDRVVTTEHFDLSQEMERLTLDLMKPKSREVERRLTSPVINTSLDTKNVAFERIKSGFWGWRTDKAEVVNGYEAKVYSVNNVNVITKIRTEHLTEEEKKRYKEDRNPLESLLGTVEHQFGAQGQDLTTECATVNNPTAITPDEYFDEDFDLKDRDIGRPKELTIRTQKFKATLWMCEEFPLSLVEQVIPIIDLMARTSAHFARLRDFIKLDFPPGFPVKIEIPLFHVLNARITFGNVNGCSTAEESQSVEGTQADAVSEATNFEVDQSVFEIPESYHVQDNGRNVHLQDEDYEIMQFAIQQSLLESSRSQDLSGPASNGGVSHTHSYEAQYERAIQESLLTNMEGRCPGGLSESSRFDSDLQLAMELSAKELAEQELRLQEEEAELQQVLQLSLTEK; encoded by the exons GGGTTGGCAGTGCCCTTTCATGCTCCTTATATCCAGTATGTGATGCCAGTGTTTGCTTCACAGAATGCAGAGGCCTTGGACCCCCGGGGTCGGACATTACTGCACCTCGCGGTTTCTCTGGGGCATTTGGAATCTGCTCGAGTCTTGCTGCGACATAAAGCAGATGTGACCAAAGAGAATGGCCAGGGATGGACAG TCTTACATGAAGCTGTGAGCACGGGTGATCCAGAGATGGTGTATACGGTCCTGCAACACCGAGACTACCACAACACATCCATGGCCCTTGAAGGTGTACCCGAGCTGCTGCACAAAATTCTTGAG GCCCCGGATTTCTATGTGCAGATGAAGTGGGAGTTCACCAGCTGGG tGCCCTTGGTGTCTAGAATTTGCCCCAATGATGTCTGCCGCATATGGAAGAGTGGCGCCAAGCTGCGTGTGGACATCACCTTGCTAGGGTTTGAAAACATGAGCTGGATAAGAGGGAGGCGGAGTTTCATATTTAAGGGAGGAG ACAACTGGGCAGAGCTGATGGAGGTCAACCACGATGACCGAGTGGTCACTACCGAACACTTCGATCTTTCCCAAGAAATGGAGCGCCTCACCCTGGACCTGATGAAGCCAAAAAGCAGGGAGGTAGAAAGGCGGCTCACAAGCCCAGTCATCAACACCAGCCTGGACACGAAGAATGTCGCCTTTGAGAG AATTAAATCCGGATTCTGGGGCTGGAGGACAGATAAAGCCGAAGTTGTTAATGGTTACGAAGCAAAG GTTTACTCGGTAAACAATGTGAACGTGATAACCAAGATCCGCACAGAGCACctgacagaggaagagaagaagagatacAAAG agGACCGGAACCCACTGGAGTCTCTGCTTGGAACTGTGGAACATCAGTTTGGTGCTCAAGGG CAGGACCTCACGACGGAGTGTGCCACTGTGAACAACCCCACAGCCATCACGCCTGACGAGTACTTTGACGAAGACTTTGACCTGAAAGACAGGGACATTGGAAGGCCAAAAGAACTGACGATTAGAACGCAGAA GTTTAAAGCTACACTGTGGATGTGTGAGGAGTTCCCACTCTCCCTTGTGGAGCAGGTCATCCCAATCATCGACCTCATGGCTCGAACCAGCGCTCACTTTGCCAGATTGAGAGATTTCATCAAATTGGACTTCCCTCCTGGATTCCCTGTCAAGATAG AAATTCCCTTATTCCACGTTTTAAACGCACGGATTACATTTGGAAATGTCAATGGCTGTAGTACTGCTGAAGAGAGCCAGAGTGTGGAGGGGACCCAGGCCGATGCAG TTTCCGAGGCCACGAACTTCGAGGTTGATCAGTCTGTATTTGAAATCCCTGAGTCCTATCACGTTCAAGACAATGGCAGAAACGTGCACCTGCAAGACGAGGACTATGAGATCATGCAGTTTGCCATCCAGCAGAGCCTGCTGGAGTCTAGCAGGAGCCAG GATCTTTCAGGACCAGCTTCCAATGGAGGGGTcagccacacacacagctatGAAGCCCAGTATGAGAG GGCCATCCAGGAGAGTCTCCTAACCAACATGGAGGGCCGGTGCCCAGGTGGCCTCAGCGAGTCCAGCCGATTTGATAGCGACCTGCAGCTGGCCATGGAGCTGTCTGCCAAAGAACTGGCGGAGCAGGAACTAAGGCTCCAGGAGGAGGAAGCGGAACTCCAGCAAGTCTTACAGCTGTCTCTCACTGAGAAATAG
- the Ankrd13a gene encoding ankyrin repeat domain-containing protein 13A isoform X1, protein MSSERDTSSRFPLHLLVWNNDYRQLEKELRGQGLAVPFHAPYIQYVMPVFASQNAEALDPRGRTLLHLAVSLGHLESARVLLRHKADVTKENGQGWTVLHEAVSTGDPEMVYTVLQHRDYHNTSMALEGVPELLHKILEAPDFYVQMKWEFTSWVPLVSRICPNDVCRIWKSGAKLRVDITLLGFENMSWIRGRRSFIFKGGDNWAELMEVNHDDRVVTTEHFDLSQEMERLTLDLMKPKSREVERRLTSPVINTSLDTKNVAFERIKSGFWGWRTDKAEVVNGYEAKVYSVNNVNVITKIRTEHLTEEEKKRYKEDRNPLESLLGTVEHQFGAQGDLTTECATVNNPTAITPDEYFDEDFDLKDRDIGRPKELTIRTQKFKATLWMCEEFPLSLVEQVIPIIDLMARTSAHFARLRDFIKLDFPPGFPVKIEIPLFHVLNARITFGNVNGCSTAEESQSVEGTQADAVSEATNFEVDQSVFEIPESYHVQDNGRNVHLQDEDYEIMQFAIQQSLLESSRSQDLSGPASNGGVSHTHSYEAQYERAIQESLLTNMEGRCPGGLSESSRFDSDLQLAMELSAKELAEQELRLQEEEAELQQVLQLSLTEK, encoded by the exons GGGTTGGCAGTGCCCTTTCATGCTCCTTATATCCAGTATGTGATGCCAGTGTTTGCTTCACAGAATGCAGAGGCCTTGGACCCCCGGGGTCGGACATTACTGCACCTCGCGGTTTCTCTGGGGCATTTGGAATCTGCTCGAGTCTTGCTGCGACATAAAGCAGATGTGACCAAAGAGAATGGCCAGGGATGGACAG TCTTACATGAAGCTGTGAGCACGGGTGATCCAGAGATGGTGTATACGGTCCTGCAACACCGAGACTACCACAACACATCCATGGCCCTTGAAGGTGTACCCGAGCTGCTGCACAAAATTCTTGAG GCCCCGGATTTCTATGTGCAGATGAAGTGGGAGTTCACCAGCTGGG tGCCCTTGGTGTCTAGAATTTGCCCCAATGATGTCTGCCGCATATGGAAGAGTGGCGCCAAGCTGCGTGTGGACATCACCTTGCTAGGGTTTGAAAACATGAGCTGGATAAGAGGGAGGCGGAGTTTCATATTTAAGGGAGGAG ACAACTGGGCAGAGCTGATGGAGGTCAACCACGATGACCGAGTGGTCACTACCGAACACTTCGATCTTTCCCAAGAAATGGAGCGCCTCACCCTGGACCTGATGAAGCCAAAAAGCAGGGAGGTAGAAAGGCGGCTCACAAGCCCAGTCATCAACACCAGCCTGGACACGAAGAATGTCGCCTTTGAGAG AATTAAATCCGGATTCTGGGGCTGGAGGACAGATAAAGCCGAAGTTGTTAATGGTTACGAAGCAAAG GTTTACTCGGTAAACAATGTGAACGTGATAACCAAGATCCGCACAGAGCACctgacagaggaagagaagaagagatacAAAG agGACCGGAACCCACTGGAGTCTCTGCTTGGAACTGTGGAACATCAGTTTGGTGCTCAAGGG GACCTCACGACGGAGTGTGCCACTGTGAACAACCCCACAGCCATCACGCCTGACGAGTACTTTGACGAAGACTTTGACCTGAAAGACAGGGACATTGGAAGGCCAAAAGAACTGACGATTAGAACGCAGAA GTTTAAAGCTACACTGTGGATGTGTGAGGAGTTCCCACTCTCCCTTGTGGAGCAGGTCATCCCAATCATCGACCTCATGGCTCGAACCAGCGCTCACTTTGCCAGATTGAGAGATTTCATCAAATTGGACTTCCCTCCTGGATTCCCTGTCAAGATAG AAATTCCCTTATTCCACGTTTTAAACGCACGGATTACATTTGGAAATGTCAATGGCTGTAGTACTGCTGAAGAGAGCCAGAGTGTGGAGGGGACCCAGGCCGATGCAG TTTCCGAGGCCACGAACTTCGAGGTTGATCAGTCTGTATTTGAAATCCCTGAGTCCTATCACGTTCAAGACAATGGCAGAAACGTGCACCTGCAAGACGAGGACTATGAGATCATGCAGTTTGCCATCCAGCAGAGCCTGCTGGAGTCTAGCAGGAGCCAG GATCTTTCAGGACCAGCTTCCAATGGAGGGGTcagccacacacacagctatGAAGCCCAGTATGAGAG GGCCATCCAGGAGAGTCTCCTAACCAACATGGAGGGCCGGTGCCCAGGTGGCCTCAGCGAGTCCAGCCGATTTGATAGCGACCTGCAGCTGGCCATGGAGCTGTCTGCCAAAGAACTGGCGGAGCAGGAACTAAGGCTCCAGGAGGAGGAAGCGGAACTCCAGCAAGTCTTACAGCTGTCTCTCACTGAGAAATAG
- the Ankrd13a gene encoding ankyrin repeat domain-containing protein 13A isoform X3: MSSERDTSSRFPLHLLVWNNDYRQLEKELRGQNAEALDPRGRTLLHLAVSLGHLESARVLLRHKADVTKENGQGWTVLHEAVSTGDPEMVYTVLQHRDYHNTSMALEGVPELLHKILEAPDFYVQMKWEFTSWVPLVSRICPNDVCRIWKSGAKLRVDITLLGFENMSWIRGRRSFIFKGGDNWAELMEVNHDDRVVTTEHFDLSQEMERLTLDLMKPKSREVERRLTSPVINTSLDTKNVAFERIKSGFWGWRTDKAEVVNGYEAKVYSVNNVNVITKIRTEHLTEEEKKRYKEDRNPLESLLGTVEHQFGAQGDLTTECATVNNPTAITPDEYFDEDFDLKDRDIGRPKELTIRTQKFKATLWMCEEFPLSLVEQVIPIIDLMARTSAHFARLRDFIKLDFPPGFPVKIEIPLFHVLNARITFGNVNGCSTAEESQSVEGTQADAVSEATNFEVDQSVFEIPESYHVQDNGRNVHLQDEDYEIMQFAIQQSLLESSRSQDLSGPASNGGVSHTHSYEAQYERAIQESLLTNMEGRCPGGLSESSRFDSDLQLAMELSAKELAEQELRLQEEEAELQQVLQLSLTEK; the protein is encoded by the exons AATGCAGAGGCCTTGGACCCCCGGGGTCGGACATTACTGCACCTCGCGGTTTCTCTGGGGCATTTGGAATCTGCTCGAGTCTTGCTGCGACATAAAGCAGATGTGACCAAAGAGAATGGCCAGGGATGGACAG TCTTACATGAAGCTGTGAGCACGGGTGATCCAGAGATGGTGTATACGGTCCTGCAACACCGAGACTACCACAACACATCCATGGCCCTTGAAGGTGTACCCGAGCTGCTGCACAAAATTCTTGAG GCCCCGGATTTCTATGTGCAGATGAAGTGGGAGTTCACCAGCTGGG tGCCCTTGGTGTCTAGAATTTGCCCCAATGATGTCTGCCGCATATGGAAGAGTGGCGCCAAGCTGCGTGTGGACATCACCTTGCTAGGGTTTGAAAACATGAGCTGGATAAGAGGGAGGCGGAGTTTCATATTTAAGGGAGGAG ACAACTGGGCAGAGCTGATGGAGGTCAACCACGATGACCGAGTGGTCACTACCGAACACTTCGATCTTTCCCAAGAAATGGAGCGCCTCACCCTGGACCTGATGAAGCCAAAAAGCAGGGAGGTAGAAAGGCGGCTCACAAGCCCAGTCATCAACACCAGCCTGGACACGAAGAATGTCGCCTTTGAGAG AATTAAATCCGGATTCTGGGGCTGGAGGACAGATAAAGCCGAAGTTGTTAATGGTTACGAAGCAAAG GTTTACTCGGTAAACAATGTGAACGTGATAACCAAGATCCGCACAGAGCACctgacagaggaagagaagaagagatacAAAG agGACCGGAACCCACTGGAGTCTCTGCTTGGAACTGTGGAACATCAGTTTGGTGCTCAAGGG GACCTCACGACGGAGTGTGCCACTGTGAACAACCCCACAGCCATCACGCCTGACGAGTACTTTGACGAAGACTTTGACCTGAAAGACAGGGACATTGGAAGGCCAAAAGAACTGACGATTAGAACGCAGAA GTTTAAAGCTACACTGTGGATGTGTGAGGAGTTCCCACTCTCCCTTGTGGAGCAGGTCATCCCAATCATCGACCTCATGGCTCGAACCAGCGCTCACTTTGCCAGATTGAGAGATTTCATCAAATTGGACTTCCCTCCTGGATTCCCTGTCAAGATAG AAATTCCCTTATTCCACGTTTTAAACGCACGGATTACATTTGGAAATGTCAATGGCTGTAGTACTGCTGAAGAGAGCCAGAGTGTGGAGGGGACCCAGGCCGATGCAG TTTCCGAGGCCACGAACTTCGAGGTTGATCAGTCTGTATTTGAAATCCCTGAGTCCTATCACGTTCAAGACAATGGCAGAAACGTGCACCTGCAAGACGAGGACTATGAGATCATGCAGTTTGCCATCCAGCAGAGCCTGCTGGAGTCTAGCAGGAGCCAG GATCTTTCAGGACCAGCTTCCAATGGAGGGGTcagccacacacacagctatGAAGCCCAGTATGAGAG GGCCATCCAGGAGAGTCTCCTAACCAACATGGAGGGCCGGTGCCCAGGTGGCCTCAGCGAGTCCAGCCGATTTGATAGCGACCTGCAGCTGGCCATGGAGCTGTCTGCCAAAGAACTGGCGGAGCAGGAACTAAGGCTCCAGGAGGAGGAAGCGGAACTCCAGCAAGTCTTACAGCTGTCTCTCACTGAGAAATAG
- the Ankrd13a gene encoding ankyrin repeat domain-containing protein 13A isoform X2, giving the protein MSSERDTSSRFPLHLLVWNNDYRQLEKELRGQNAEALDPRGRTLLHLAVSLGHLESARVLLRHKADVTKENGQGWTVLHEAVSTGDPEMVYTVLQHRDYHNTSMALEGVPELLHKILEAPDFYVQMKWEFTSWVPLVSRICPNDVCRIWKSGAKLRVDITLLGFENMSWIRGRRSFIFKGGDNWAELMEVNHDDRVVTTEHFDLSQEMERLTLDLMKPKSREVERRLTSPVINTSLDTKNVAFERIKSGFWGWRTDKAEVVNGYEAKVYSVNNVNVITKIRTEHLTEEEKKRYKEDRNPLESLLGTVEHQFGAQGQDLTTECATVNNPTAITPDEYFDEDFDLKDRDIGRPKELTIRTQKFKATLWMCEEFPLSLVEQVIPIIDLMARTSAHFARLRDFIKLDFPPGFPVKIEIPLFHVLNARITFGNVNGCSTAEESQSVEGTQADAVSEATNFEVDQSVFEIPESYHVQDNGRNVHLQDEDYEIMQFAIQQSLLESSRSQDLSGPASNGGVSHTHSYEAQYERAIQESLLTNMEGRCPGGLSESSRFDSDLQLAMELSAKELAEQELRLQEEEAELQQVLQLSLTEK; this is encoded by the exons AATGCAGAGGCCTTGGACCCCCGGGGTCGGACATTACTGCACCTCGCGGTTTCTCTGGGGCATTTGGAATCTGCTCGAGTCTTGCTGCGACATAAAGCAGATGTGACCAAAGAGAATGGCCAGGGATGGACAG TCTTACATGAAGCTGTGAGCACGGGTGATCCAGAGATGGTGTATACGGTCCTGCAACACCGAGACTACCACAACACATCCATGGCCCTTGAAGGTGTACCCGAGCTGCTGCACAAAATTCTTGAG GCCCCGGATTTCTATGTGCAGATGAAGTGGGAGTTCACCAGCTGGG tGCCCTTGGTGTCTAGAATTTGCCCCAATGATGTCTGCCGCATATGGAAGAGTGGCGCCAAGCTGCGTGTGGACATCACCTTGCTAGGGTTTGAAAACATGAGCTGGATAAGAGGGAGGCGGAGTTTCATATTTAAGGGAGGAG ACAACTGGGCAGAGCTGATGGAGGTCAACCACGATGACCGAGTGGTCACTACCGAACACTTCGATCTTTCCCAAGAAATGGAGCGCCTCACCCTGGACCTGATGAAGCCAAAAAGCAGGGAGGTAGAAAGGCGGCTCACAAGCCCAGTCATCAACACCAGCCTGGACACGAAGAATGTCGCCTTTGAGAG AATTAAATCCGGATTCTGGGGCTGGAGGACAGATAAAGCCGAAGTTGTTAATGGTTACGAAGCAAAG GTTTACTCGGTAAACAATGTGAACGTGATAACCAAGATCCGCACAGAGCACctgacagaggaagagaagaagagatacAAAG agGACCGGAACCCACTGGAGTCTCTGCTTGGAACTGTGGAACATCAGTTTGGTGCTCAAGGG CAGGACCTCACGACGGAGTGTGCCACTGTGAACAACCCCACAGCCATCACGCCTGACGAGTACTTTGACGAAGACTTTGACCTGAAAGACAGGGACATTGGAAGGCCAAAAGAACTGACGATTAGAACGCAGAA GTTTAAAGCTACACTGTGGATGTGTGAGGAGTTCCCACTCTCCCTTGTGGAGCAGGTCATCCCAATCATCGACCTCATGGCTCGAACCAGCGCTCACTTTGCCAGATTGAGAGATTTCATCAAATTGGACTTCCCTCCTGGATTCCCTGTCAAGATAG AAATTCCCTTATTCCACGTTTTAAACGCACGGATTACATTTGGAAATGTCAATGGCTGTAGTACTGCTGAAGAGAGCCAGAGTGTGGAGGGGACCCAGGCCGATGCAG TTTCCGAGGCCACGAACTTCGAGGTTGATCAGTCTGTATTTGAAATCCCTGAGTCCTATCACGTTCAAGACAATGGCAGAAACGTGCACCTGCAAGACGAGGACTATGAGATCATGCAGTTTGCCATCCAGCAGAGCCTGCTGGAGTCTAGCAGGAGCCAG GATCTTTCAGGACCAGCTTCCAATGGAGGGGTcagccacacacacagctatGAAGCCCAGTATGAGAG GGCCATCCAGGAGAGTCTCCTAACCAACATGGAGGGCCGGTGCCCAGGTGGCCTCAGCGAGTCCAGCCGATTTGATAGCGACCTGCAGCTGGCCATGGAGCTGTCTGCCAAAGAACTGGCGGAGCAGGAACTAAGGCTCCAGGAGGAGGAAGCGGAACTCCAGCAAGTCTTACAGCTGTCTCTCACTGAGAAATAG